In Desulfofundulus kuznetsovii DSM 6115, the following are encoded in one genomic region:
- a CDS encoding nitrogenase component 1 encodes MIEEKQHLSLDPTQGCRMVGAMRAFHGIKDGFVVLHSPPGCHSGALLLNCLPDNTSMRVALSGLHTRDLVYGAERKALLTLKKLHNTFRPSFMVLMDCCAASILGEDLPAMIEEARKDGVSATMMYFSGAGFHSYMWQGYEEALLSLVKFMVVSGEKKKNSINLIGFQSDELKSTTDLEEIARICRAAGIQLNAVLNCGAFIDIINAPRASLNVVLGGDGIKLAQAMADKFGTPYVTVDYPYGLAGTREFLRQVAEKLELEIDEGFLLAEQNYVKKAIEKIQFYLRGLYGLSCAVIGGTGKAVSLARFLTGEIGLEVKVLVLTSKNPVWEDRLATIKGLAEQIMVEPDRLELEEYIGQADINLVFGSTFDKKLAYQARAPLIRFSYPVIDMVSLTDAPYAGFRGVVTWLEQIVNSLFSL; translated from the coding sequence ATGATTGAGGAGAAGCAGCATTTATCTTTAGACCCCACCCAGGGATGCCGGATGGTCGGCGCCATGCGTGCCTTTCACGGTATAAAAGACGGCTTTGTAGTATTACACTCACCACCCGGCTGTCATTCAGGGGCATTACTCTTAAACTGCCTGCCGGACAATACCAGCATGAGGGTGGCCCTTTCCGGCCTGCACACCCGTGACCTGGTTTACGGAGCAGAAAGAAAAGCCTTATTAACTCTGAAAAAGCTGCACAATACCTTCCGGCCGTCATTTATGGTTTTAATGGACTGCTGTGCTGCCAGCATTTTAGGCGAAGACCTGCCGGCAATGATTGAAGAGGCCCGAAAAGACGGAGTATCGGCTACCATGATGTACTTTAGCGGTGCCGGTTTTCACAGCTACATGTGGCAGGGCTATGAAGAGGCGCTGTTGAGCCTGGTTAAATTCATGGTCGTTTCCGGGGAGAAAAAGAAAAACTCAATTAACCTGATCGGCTTTCAAAGTGATGAATTGAAAAGCACAACCGACCTGGAAGAAATAGCCAGGATTTGCCGGGCTGCCGGCATACAACTAAACGCTGTTTTAAACTGTGGCGCCTTTATTGATATAATCAATGCCCCCCGTGCTTCTCTCAATGTGGTCCTGGGCGGAGATGGCATAAAGCTGGCCCAGGCCATGGCCGATAAATTTGGGACTCCCTATGTTACAGTAGACTACCCGTACGGCCTGGCCGGAACCCGGGAGTTCCTTCGTCAGGTAGCAGAAAAACTGGAGCTGGAAATTGATGAAGGATTTTTGCTGGCAGAACAAAATTACGTGAAAAAAGCAATTGAAAAGATCCAGTTTTACCTGAGGGGCCTGTACGGGCTGTCCTGTGCCGTTATCGGCGGTACCGGTAAAGCCGTGTCCTTAGCTAGATTTTTAACCGGGGAAATAGGCCTGGAAGTGAAAGTGTTAGTGCTTACTTCGAAAAACCCCGTTTGGGAAGACCGGCTTGCTACAATAAAGGGGCTGGCAGAACAGATCATGGTAGAACCCGACCGCCTGGAATTGGAGGAGTACATCGGGCAGGCCGATATCAACCTGGTCTTCGGTTCCACCTTCGACAAGAAACTGGCCTATCAGGCCAGGGCGCCGTTAATCAGATTTTCTTATCCGGTTATAGATATGGTTTCTTTAACTGATGCCCCCTATGCCGGTTTTCGCGGAGTGGTTACCTGGCTGGAACAGATAGTAAATTCGTTATTCTCACTTTAG